GAGAGCCTCCTCGTTGCGCTCCAGGGGGAGCCAGAAATCGACGACGTCATCGACGCCAACGAAACGCTCATCGAGCCCCGACGTCATCGGCAGAAACCTCGACGGCTCGTCGATCACGGCAAGGACCTGATGCGGGACCGAGCCCAATCTCGGCAACCATCGCCAGCTGTTGACGGCAATCGTCTCGCCCACCAGATTCGGGTCGGCACCGAATCGCCGGTCCCAGAGATTTCTGCCGAGAACAATGACGCCGGTGTCTTCCTCGGGCGTCGTCCCGCGCGGTACTCGACCGAGCGCGGCGGAAAGACCCATCACACGGAAGAACTCCGGCGTGACTCGAAGTCCCTGGATGCGCTCGGTGGAATCCTCCCCCGGCAGGTCGAGCTGACTCCACCGGTAGAGCGCCATCCCATCGAACGAGCTCGCCTGCCGCTGCCAGTCGCGAAAATCGAGCAATGAGACGAAAGGGCGTGTTTCGCCGGAACGAGTGTTCCGGGCGCGCAGCAGAACCAGCCGTTCCACCTCAGGGTAGGGCAGAGGCGCGAGCAGCACTCCCTTGATGAGACTGAAGAGGATCGTGCTGGCGCCGATTCCGAGCGTAATCGACACCAGCGCGGGCACGGTGAGGCGCGGGTTTCGTAAGAACGAGTACAAAGGAGATCTACATGTTTTCGTCGGCGCTCGGACCATAGAGTGCCGGCAGCGGCACGTCGTTCAGTCGCAG
The DNA window shown above is from Vicinamibacteria bacterium and carries:
- a CDS encoding ABC transporter permease — encoded protein: MPALVSITLGIGASTILFSLIKGVLLAPLPYPEVERLVLLRARNTRSGETRPFVSLLDFRDWQRQASSFDGMALYRWSQLDLPGEDSTERIQGLRVTPEFFRVMGLSAALGRVPRGTTPEEDTGVIVLGRNLWDRRFGADPNLVGETIAVNSWRWLPRLGSVPHQVLAVIDEPSRFLPMTSGLDERFVGVDDVVDFWLPLERNEEAL